One Brevinematia bacterium genomic window, AGAAACACTGACTTCGTATTTTTTTAATTGGAATTTTCTGTCCCTCTGTGTGTTGATAAAATATTTTACTGCTAATCTCACTATATCATCAACTGAGTATTGCCTTGTCCGTGCTATATTTCTTTTGGTAAGCTTAGAGAACATCATCTTTCTCTCTTTTCTTTTCATTTTTAGAAAAACTCCTGCTTCTCTAAACTTCTTTATAACCTTAAGTTGAGATAAAAGGTTTTCTGTTTCTTCTTCTATCTCTTTGCTTGTGTGTTCAAGGTTATTTGACAATGCAGATGCTTTGAGATACACTAAAATTGAGGCAATTCTTACAAATTCTGCCGATGTTTTTAGGTCTGGCTTGTGGAACTCGGAAAACTCTAGAAACTGATCTACAATCTTAAGAAGGGATATTTTTGTTATGTCAAGTTTATTCTTGACTATGAGGCAGAAGAGTAGTCCTAGGGGGCCTTCAAATTCGTCAATTTTCACGTTCATTTCTATTTCTATCAACTGCTCAGGTTGCATTTCTCTAAGTACTTAAGAATGATACTGGGTATTTTGGTTACTTTTCAAATTGCTTTTGGATGACCTGTATATCTCTATGAGTAGGTATATAGTGATGTAGCTTATGAATCCGCATACAACTGAAAGAATTATATTCCCTACAAGATAAGATATCCCGAATCCGAGGAGGTTTTGAATAACATTCTTCTCGGAGAAGTTGATTCCAATTTTAGTTATCAGTTCCCCAACTTTGTAACTGCTTGCTACCCAAAACGGCACAAGAAGTGGATTGTTTATCAAACTTCCTACTAACGCTGAGAAGATGTTAAATCTGATTATGAAAGCCAAGGTTGCTACTATCAGTGCTCCAAAACCAAAAGTAGGTAATATGCCAATAGATACACCCAAAGCGAATCCTAGTGATATCTGATGTGTTGAATCTCTGAGGTGGAAAAGTTTTTTAAAACTTACAAATATCCAGCGGAAGAATTTACCGATAGGCGTGTATTTGAGTTTCATCCTAAATACTAATTTTAATCTCAAATTCTAGTGAATTGCAACTGAAATTTGGTTAACAGAATGAATTCCAATTTCCATTAGGTGAGAAAGTTTGCTACCTACTCTCTTTGTTTCTGGGTAGCATTCGTCAGTTACAAATTTTGCCTTACGCCAAGTTTTTAGGTGCTTATCAAGAAAGTATTTGCCCAGAGGAACTGCAGAGAAAAGGCTATATCCGCCTACAAGTTTTAGGCTTTATTGTGGTTAACAGAGATCTAGATGATAGGATTAATGGTTGACAGGTTGGCTTGATAAAAGCCTGATTTGTAGGTAATATTATGTGAAATTCTTTTACAATAGGAAGAAAGATATCAATCTTTTACATGGATAAGGATCTTCACACACTCGTTGCTGTATTTATATAGCACCGATGACGAAAGGTTATGATACATTATTACTCCCAGTCCTCTGTATCTCTTATCTGCGTTGCTAAAGTATATTTTAGTGTTTTCTATTTTATCTATGAATAGTTCAAACTCTTTAGATCTGAAGATAACAAGTATCGTTGTTCCGCTTACTTTATTTCTAATGCTGATAGTGACACTTTTAGTTTTGGAATAGTGGTTGACGTTTTCAAGTATCTCTGTTAGGATTATTGTGGTCTTTAGTTTTGTTTTTTCGTTTAGATTGAGTGTTTTTACAGTTTGTGCGATAGTGTATATGGAATCTGGATTATTTTCCAATGACATTACATATTTCATTTTATCTCTGCTAGAGAGTGGATGA contains:
- a CDS encoding segregation/condensation protein A, which encodes MQPEQLIEIEMNVKIDEFEGPLGLLFCLIVKNKLDITKISLLKIVDQFLEFSEFHKPDLKTSAEFVRIASILVYLKASALSNNLEHTSKEIEEETENLLSQLKVIKKFREAGVFLKMKRKERKMMFSKLTKRNIARTRQYSVDDIVRLAVKYFINTQRDRKFQLKKYEVSVSSKIEEIKKLLEIRHSFNFSELVISQPIAQVIASFMAILETTKSEITSLEQKRNFSDILVLRRNGVKVL
- a CDS encoding DUF2062 domain-containing protein; this translates as MKLKYTPIGKFFRWIFVSFKKLFHLRDSTHQISLGFALGVSIGILPTFGFGALIVATLAFIIRFNIFSALVGSLINNPLLVPFWVASSYKVGELITKIGINFSEKNVIQNLLGFGISYLVGNIILSVVCGFISYITIYLLIEIYRSSKSNLKSNQNTQYHS